The following proteins come from a genomic window of Streptomyces liliiviolaceus:
- a CDS encoding D-alanine--D-alanine ligase family protein, with translation MSTENLPQSPEQPPRKPRVAVVFGGRSSEHGISMVTAGAVLRAVDRTKYDVLPIGITREGRWVLTADDPERMTITERRTPDVESLAESSEGGVILPVDPANREVVYSEPGSVPKALGEVDVVFPMLHGPYGEDGTLQGLLELSGVPYVGSGVLASAVGQDKEYMKRVFTSFGLPVGPYVVIRPREWEQDESAARKKIIDFAGEHGWPLFVKPARAGSSIGITKVEDLSGLDEAIAAAQHHDPKIIVEALLRGREIECGVLEFEDGPRASVPAEIPPVQSHAYYDFEAKYIDSTPGIVPAPLTPEQTAEIRRLAVEAFEAASCEGLVRADFFLTEDGEFVINEINTMPGFTPISMYPKMWEATGVPYPELVDRLIQAALRRSTGLR, from the coding sequence ATGAGCACCGAGAACCTTCCCCAGAGCCCTGAGCAGCCGCCTCGCAAGCCGCGCGTGGCCGTCGTCTTCGGCGGGCGCAGCTCCGAACACGGGATCTCCATGGTCACCGCCGGAGCCGTCCTGCGGGCCGTCGACCGGACCAAGTACGACGTCCTGCCGATCGGGATCACCCGGGAAGGCCGCTGGGTGCTCACGGCCGACGACCCGGAACGGATGACGATCACCGAACGCCGTACGCCCGACGTCGAGTCGCTCGCCGAGTCGAGCGAGGGCGGCGTGATCCTGCCCGTGGACCCCGCCAACCGCGAAGTGGTCTACAGCGAGCCGGGTTCGGTGCCCAAGGCGCTCGGCGAGGTCGACGTCGTCTTCCCGATGCTGCACGGCCCGTACGGCGAGGACGGCACCCTTCAGGGGCTGCTGGAGCTCTCCGGTGTCCCGTACGTCGGCTCGGGTGTGCTCGCCTCGGCCGTCGGCCAGGACAAGGAGTACATGAAGCGGGTGTTCACCTCCTTCGGGCTGCCGGTCGGCCCGTACGTGGTGATCCGGCCCCGCGAGTGGGAGCAGGACGAGTCGGCGGCCCGGAAGAAGATCATCGACTTCGCGGGGGAGCACGGCTGGCCGCTCTTCGTGAAGCCCGCGCGCGCGGGCTCGTCGATCGGCATCACCAAGGTCGAGGACCTGTCCGGCCTCGACGAGGCGATCGCGGCGGCCCAGCACCACGACCCGAAGATCATCGTGGAGGCGCTGCTGCGCGGCCGCGAGATCGAGTGCGGGGTCCTGGAGTTCGAGGACGGGCCCCGGGCCTCCGTACCGGCCGAGATCCCGCCGGTGCAGTCGCACGCGTACTACGACTTCGAGGCGAAGTACATCGACTCGACGCCCGGCATCGTGCCGGCCCCGCTGACTCCCGAGCAGACCGCCGAGATCCGGCGCCTGGCCGTCGAGGCCTTCGAGGCCGCGTCCTGCGAGGGCCTGGTCCGCGCGGACTTCTTCCTCACGGAGGACGGCGAGTTCGTGATCAACGAGATCAACACGATGCCCGGCTTCACGCCGATCTCCATGTACCCCAAGATGTGGGAGGCGACGGGGGTCCCGTACCCGGAACTGGTGGACCGCCTGATCCAGGCGGCCCTGCGCCGCTCGACGGGCTTGCGGTAG
- a CDS encoding Lrp/AsnC family transcriptional regulator: MVQAYILIQTEVGKASTVAETISKIPGVIQAEDVTGPYDVIVRAQADTVDELGRMVVARVQQVDGITRTLTCPVVHL, from the coding sequence GTGGTACAGGCGTACATCCTGATCCAGACGGAGGTCGGCAAAGCGTCGACCGTCGCCGAGACGATCAGCAAGATTCCGGGGGTGATCCAGGCCGAGGACGTGACCGGACCGTACGACGTGATCGTGCGGGCCCAAGCCGACACGGTCGACGAGCTCGGCCGCATGGTGGTCGCGCGAGTCCAGCAAGTGGACGGCATCACCCGCACCCTGACCTGCCCGGTCGTGCACCTGTAG
- a CDS encoding DUF3515 domain-containing protein, whose translation MDSFRHRRASLVGLPALVLLIAATGCSSADDNAPAPVPSPGAKAAELCRNLDKSLPQKVDGLDRKDPEPRSALTAGWGSPAIILRCGVSRPAKMVDPKVADGSDPDAIGGGVNGVGWLMEERDGGVTRFTSAQRSVYVEVTVPSGRDTSSVLVDLAGAIKKTIPLGIAD comes from the coding sequence GTGGACTCCTTCCGTCACCGGCGTGCTTCCTTGGTCGGGCTGCCCGCCCTCGTTCTGCTGATCGCCGCCACAGGCTGCTCCTCAGCAGACGACAACGCCCCGGCCCCGGTTCCCAGTCCGGGTGCGAAGGCCGCCGAGCTGTGCCGGAACCTGGACAAGTCGCTCCCACAGAAGGTGGACGGCCTCGACCGGAAGGATCCCGAGCCCCGGTCGGCGCTGACCGCGGGCTGGGGAAGCCCGGCGATCATACTGCGCTGCGGGGTGTCGCGGCCCGCGAAGATGGTCGACCCCAAGGTGGCCGACGGGAGTGATCCCGACGCGATCGGGGGCGGCGTGAACGGGGTGGGGTGGCTGATGGAGGAACGGGACGGCGGGGTGACCCGCTTCACCTCCGCTCAGCGGAGCGTGTACGTCGAGGTGACGGTGCCGTCCGGGCGGGACACGTCCTCTGTTCTCGTCGATCTGGCCGGGGCCATCAAGAAGACGATCCCTTTGGGGATCGCGGACTGA